A window of Strigops habroptila isolate Jane chromosome 5, bStrHab1.2.pri, whole genome shotgun sequence genomic DNA:
gggggttggaaccagataaTCTTTAAGATCCATTCCAGCCCAAACGATactaggattctatgataagtgCTCCAATAAACTGCTTGTTCTGCTTCCATCTGAAGCCACCACTGTTAGGCACTGGTTAATAATGACTAAACAGCTGCTGTTCACTTTCTGCAATGACACATACGAACCATCAGCTGCAACAAGCAGCTTGGGACAGTGACATGGATACTGAGTATTTGTCTTCTGAGATAAACATAGAAGGATATGATGTAACCTACAAGACTAtaaagacagcaaaacaaaggtACCTCCCCTCCCCAAATTATTagggaaaagagcaagaaaacaaacattgaGGACAGAATTATGTCATCAAAAGTAGAAGTTAATCACCTATCACTTTAGGCAGTCTACTGAAATCAGTGTTAGCACAGTATTTTATTCCACTCTTCTTCTCAGGAGCTCTTGTGAAAAGATAGCAAACCAACAGAGAGAGCCCCAAACAGCTGCTCAATTCATACCTTTCGTGGTGTATTTATCCAGGCCAGATGACAAAAATGAGAATCCACAGACACTGCCACCACTTCGCAGTTCACATCACGAAACTCCTTTGCTTTGTCGCTGAAAGCCACAATTTCTGTGGGGCAGACAAAGGTGCTGGGTGGGAAGAGAGAACAGGCTGTAATGATCCTGCAATCTTTCCAATGTTTTACTTAAAAGACTCTCAGGTCTGTTTCTAGGCACTAACGCAGCAGAGGGTTTCTTTCAGCACGGCAGTTTTAACCATGTTTCCTCTTCAGGATTCATTTCAGTCTCGAAGCCACAGCCACTGAGCTCCCACACCAGTTTTCAGCTCTCAGTTCTAGACAGGTTTTTTGCAGAGATGGAGGAACTGTCTTTGCCAATCACCCTCTAGACAGAAAGGTTTTGGGAACTAcagcagaaagcactgcagGTTAAATCCTCCCCATGTGCCCAAGCACATCAGGATGTGATTCAAGTCTTGTGAACACAATCAACCCCATCTGTTCACCTTTTGCTCTGGAGCTGCCtagctgcagttctgctggcCCCGCTGCTTAAAAatcatatcacagaatcccagactggtttgggttggaagggaccttaaagctcatccagtcccaaccccctgtcacgggcagggacaccttccactagagcaggttgctccaaacccctgtgtccaacctggccttgaacactgccagggatggggcagccactttattatgtatttattattaggAAATAAACCATTTATTTGGTACATTTCAATGAAGGCAATCCTGGGATGCAAGACAATGTAAGAGGAAGCACACTTTGTAAGGCCGTATCTACCTCCCAAAGCAGTCCTGGCAGCTAGAAGATGCTCTGCACCCACCCCATCCATTGCTTTAACACACAGGGGCCGTGTGCCCCCAAATCTTATCACTCACGCTCTAGAAACACACACATCTGCTTTGCGAGATTCGCCCAGACAACGCCAAACCAGCCACTTGAGACAGCATGGCTATGCAGTGCTTCTGATGACCTTCAGCAGGGCAGCAGGCCCGCGTGGAAGGAGAGAAACCCGCACTCACAAGTCCAGGGGGTAGAAGAAGAGAACCAGGTATTTCCCTTTGAAATCATCCAGGCTCAGCTCCTTAAACTCTCCGTTAACAACCGCCGTCCCCTTGAAGAACGGGGCGTGCTGTGTAACCGCTGGAGCGAACCGCGACGAGCCTGCGGGCGAGAGAACGCTGCTGCGGGCCACGAAACGCGGCCAGGGCCGGGGCTCCCCCTCCGGGCACCGCCGCAAGAGCCGCTCCCGCCCCAAGGCGAGCCCTGCGGCGTCCCCGCCGCCCTCCCCGCACTCACCGAGGCTGAAGTGGCGGCGGGCGCAGGGCAGCGGCCGCGCCGTCAGCGTCCTCCCGGCGGCGGGGACCTGCGGGGGGACAGGGAGGGTCAGAGCGGCCGCGGCTGGGGCGGCCGCGGAGGGGCGGGCGGGCACTCACCGCGGTCCGCAGCAGCCTCCCCAGCGCGGCGGCCATGTTGAGCGCGGCGGGAagcggcggagcggggcggagCGGCCGCGGGGAGTGACGGGGAGCGGGGGGTGAGAGGCGGCTGCCCGGGGCGGGCGGGTCGGTGCGAAGGGCCGTGGGTGCCCGTCGCAgcgctgggtgctggggcaggcgGTGGGGCTGTGCTTAGGACATAGCTTTGGTGTGTGCTGATACAGACCGAAACGGGGCAAACAGCCTGGTACGAACTTTTCAAACGCAGTTCATAGAACGatcatgaaatcatagaatagctggggttggaaaggaccttaagatcatctagttccaacccccctgctatgagcagggacacctcacactaggccatgtcacccaaggctctgtccaacctggccttgaacactgccagggatggagcatccacaacttccttgggcagcccattccagtgcc
This region includes:
- the PRDX3 gene encoding thioredoxin-dependent peroxide reductase, mitochondrial, with the protein product MAAALGRLLRTAVPAAGRTLTARPLPCARRHFSLGSSRFAPAVTQHAPFFKGTAVVNGEFKELSLDDFKGKYLVLFFYPLDFTFVCPTEIVAFSDKAKEFRDVNCEVVAVSVDSHFCHLAWINTPRKSGGLGKMNIPVLSDLSKQISRDYGVLLEGPGIALRGLFIIDPNGIVKHLSINDLPVGRSVEETLRLVKAFQFVETHGEVCPANWTPDSPTIKPTPEASKEYFEKVHK